A single region of the Desulfotignum phosphitoxidans DSM 13687 genome encodes:
- the mtnA gene encoding S-methyl-5-thioribose-1-phosphate isomerase has product MNVDGKEMRPIWFDPDTETVRVIDQRWLPHELIIKDLTHVDEVIHAIREMVVRGAPLIGATGALGVYVILVQKGNRGMDDAWFSSQCDDLKNARPTATNLRWGVNRVQAKVMEKTSHETRIQAALDESLAIMEEEADNCRKIGTHGLELIRETADRNPGRPVNILTHCNAGWLACIEYGTATAPIYAAHDAGIPVHVWVDETRPLNQGARLTAWELGKHGVPHTVITDNAGGHLMQHGRVDLVIVGTDRTTRTGDVANKIGTYLKALAARDNDIPFYVALPASTFDWDLTDGIREIPIEERDPDEIRYVRGWHDDAMIQVRITPMDSPAANHAFDVTPARLVTGFITERGVCDASESAITALYADRFKND; this is encoded by the coding sequence ATGAATGTAGACGGTAAAGAGATGCGGCCCATCTGGTTTGACCCGGACACGGAAACGGTCCGGGTCATTGACCAGCGGTGGTTGCCCCATGAGTTGATAATCAAGGACCTGACCCATGTGGACGAAGTGATTCACGCGATTCGGGAAATGGTGGTGCGGGGCGCCCCTCTCATCGGTGCCACCGGGGCGCTGGGGGTGTATGTCATACTGGTCCAGAAAGGAAACCGGGGAATGGATGACGCCTGGTTTTCCTCCCAGTGCGACGACCTGAAAAACGCCCGTCCCACGGCCACGAACCTTCGCTGGGGCGTAAACCGGGTCCAGGCAAAAGTGATGGAAAAGACCTCCCATGAAACGCGGATTCAAGCGGCGCTGGATGAATCTTTGGCCATTATGGAAGAAGAGGCGGATAACTGCCGGAAAATCGGTACCCATGGGCTGGAGCTGATCCGGGAAACAGCCGATCGAAACCCGGGCCGGCCCGTGAATATTCTGACCCACTGCAATGCCGGATGGCTGGCCTGCATCGAATACGGCACGGCCACCGCCCCCATCTACGCGGCCCATGATGCGGGAATCCCGGTCCATGTGTGGGTGGATGAAACCCGGCCCTTAAACCAGGGGGCCCGCCTGACGGCATGGGAACTGGGCAAACACGGGGTCCCTCACACCGTGATCACGGACAATGCCGGGGGGCATCTGATGCAGCACGGCCGGGTGGACCTGGTGATCGTGGGCACGGACCGGACGACCCGGACCGGAGATGTGGCCAACAAGATCGGTACCTATCTCAAGGCCCTGGCGGCCAGGGACAATGATATCCCTTTTTACGTGGCCCTGCCGGCCTCCACGTTTGACTGGGACCTGACCGACGGGATCCGGGAGATTCCCATTGAAGAACGGGACCCGGATGAAATCCGGTATGTCCGGGGATGGCATGATGATGCCATGATTCAGGTGCGGATCACCCCTATGGACAGCCCGGCGGCCAACCATGCCTTTGATGTGACACCGGCCCGGCTGGTGACCGGGTTTATTACGGAAAGAGGGGTGTGTGATGCATCGGAAAGCGCCATCACGGCATTGTATGCCGATCGATTCAAGAATGACTGA
- a CDS encoding YccF domain-containing protein, whose protein sequence is MTLILNILWFIFGGGLIAWLLWILTGGLLFITVVGIPFAWAAFRIAGFAAFPFGKDLVDARDVGDARVVGTGLANFLWIILAGIWLAISHILAGASLCLTIIGIPFGFAHFRLALVCFAPLGKRVVYH, encoded by the coding sequence ATGACGCTGATACTCAATATTTTATGGTTTATTTTCGGGGGCGGCTTGATTGCCTGGCTGTTGTGGATTTTGACGGGCGGGCTTTTGTTCATCACGGTGGTGGGCATCCCCTTTGCCTGGGCTGCATTCCGGATCGCCGGGTTTGCCGCGTTTCCCTTTGGCAAAGATCTGGTGGATGCCCGGGATGTGGGGGACGCCCGCGTGGTCGGCACGGGGCTGGCCAATTTTCTGTGGATCATCCTGGCCGGCATCTGGCTGGCCATCTCCCACATTCTGGCCGGTGCCAGCCTTTGTCTCACCATTATCGGGATTCCGTTCGGATTTGCCCATTTCAGGCTGGCCCTGGTCTGTTTCGCCCCTTTGGGAAAACGGGTGGTGTATCATTGA
- a CDS encoding DUF1178 family protein: MIVFDLECINGHAFEGWFQDKQEMETQQEQGLLQCPVCDTTAVVQKLHPIAIRTSAPVRARSNEAHQAFQAGQEAMAELTDRVARFVENNFEDVGTSFAKEALKMHYGASEHRSIRGTTTREEEKTLQKEGVPVIKIPVYKKPDEEFN, translated from the coding sequence ATGATCGTATTTGATCTGGAATGCATCAACGGCCATGCGTTTGAAGGGTGGTTCCAGGACAAGCAGGAGATGGAAACCCAGCAGGAGCAAGGTCTGCTGCAATGTCCCGTCTGCGATACCACCGCCGTGGTCCAGAAGCTTCACCCCATTGCCATCAGGACCTCGGCACCTGTCCGGGCCCGATCCAATGAGGCACACCAGGCATTCCAGGCCGGCCAGGAAGCCATGGCCGAACTCACGGACCGGGTGGCCAGGTTTGTGGAAAACAATTTTGAAGATGTCGGCACATCCTTTGCCAAAGAAGCCTTGAAGATGCATTATGGGGCATCTGAACATCGCAGCATCCGGGGGACCACCACGCGTGAAGAGGAAAAAACACTTCAGAAAGAAGGGGTGCCCGTGATCAAAATCCCTGTTTACAAAAAACCAGACGAGGAGTTCAATTAA
- a CDS encoding cAMP/cGMP-dependent 3',5'-cyclic-AMP/GMP phosphodiesterase — MNRIQAVRELPRGGLLIFTRQEPVQFGIPPETIKDTMATGVPKIFVVPGAMFSLEKGISLAELEFPVYYHFFFLKQKVQVVCTRTQKQRIQVILSEALFGPRNLTSLGAEFPKGVSTPGFPDLKAEMDHFRTLPVNERRKKFTLSDVIQFHVFDRNGTVRIQDLTIQLDDRGTCTIREKETLVAAIPVTRPLIPDNPVDFSVQQVFSPPLFGITTLGSGHGFDPDAMTSGMIIWINQRGIMVDPPVNSAVDLIRLGVNPKILDAIILTHCHADHDSGTLQKIMLEGKITLYTTPTVFNSFIRKSAALIHIDRSRLQKAFSFVPIHTGEPINIHGAMFEFNYSFHSIPTIFFQVSHAGKTFIYSSDTRNDPDHICIMHEKGIMSKSRRDFLLRFPWDRDVIFHEAGVPPIHTPMKVLTALPASVREKIYLVHVARDQVPETSGLKIAPTGLSSTVTLCPSAGPFQAAMDILGAFLDLDLFRSLPPEKTLEFLSIADPQTLSSGEVLFRKGDPGDRFFLIISGQVDIMEDGTPLTTLSRSDFFGEKCLFSDQPRTADAVAASRVNLVGVDRQDMQTFIRQTGLEKTLRHLSIFQGKAMRNILDGHPVFHDLTPSQKRQLFQMVEPVTLPKHGNTVLIREKEKPDACYYIHGGLVKVMRTGREVSELAHGRLFGIQPVLNHAAESDYTFSARPDAVLFRFASPAIKAFAENNPGVFLKLCSEAF; from the coding sequence ATGAACAGAATTCAGGCCGTCCGGGAGCTGCCCCGTGGGGGCCTGCTCATATTCACCCGTCAGGAACCCGTCCAGTTCGGCATCCCGCCGGAAACCATCAAAGACACCATGGCAACCGGGGTGCCGAAAATATTTGTCGTTCCCGGGGCCATGTTTTCCCTGGAAAAAGGCATCAGCCTGGCGGAACTGGAATTTCCCGTATATTATCATTTCTTTTTTTTGAAACAAAAGGTCCAGGTGGTCTGCACCCGGACCCAGAAACAGCGGATCCAGGTCATTCTGTCCGAAGCGCTTTTCGGTCCCCGGAACCTGACCTCTCTTGGGGCGGAGTTTCCCAAAGGGGTTTCCACACCGGGATTTCCGGATCTCAAAGCGGAAATGGACCATTTCCGGACCCTGCCGGTGAACGAGCGAAGGAAAAAATTCACCCTGTCCGATGTGATCCAGTTTCATGTGTTCGACCGGAACGGTACCGTCCGGATTCAGGACCTGACCATTCAATTGGATGACCGCGGCACCTGCACGATCCGTGAAAAGGAAACCCTGGTAGCCGCCATCCCCGTCACCCGGCCCCTGATCCCGGACAATCCCGTGGATTTCAGTGTCCAACAGGTGTTTTCCCCGCCTCTGTTCGGGATCACCACCCTGGGGTCGGGTCACGGATTTGACCCGGATGCCATGACTTCCGGCATGATCATCTGGATCAACCAGCGGGGCATCATGGTGGATCCGCCGGTCAACTCGGCCGTGGACCTGATCCGCTTAGGGGTCAATCCCAAAATTCTGGATGCCATCATCCTGACCCACTGCCATGCCGATCATGACAGCGGGACCCTCCAGAAAATCATGCTGGAAGGAAAAATCACCCTGTACACCACCCCCACGGTTTTCAACAGTTTCATCCGGAAATCTGCGGCCCTGATCCATATCGACCGATCCCGGCTCCAGAAAGCGTTCTCGTTTGTCCCCATCCACACTGGCGAACCCATCAACATCCATGGGGCCATGTTTGAATTCAACTATTCCTTTCACTCCATTCCCACGATCTTCTTTCAGGTGTCCCATGCCGGGAAAACCTTTATCTACAGCTCGGACACCCGCAATGACCCGGACCATATCTGCATCATGCATGAAAAAGGCATCATGAGCAAAAGCCGGCGGGATTTTCTGCTCCGGTTCCCCTGGGACAGGGATGTGATTTTTCACGAAGCCGGGGTGCCGCCCATTCACACCCCCATGAAGGTGCTCACGGCGTTGCCGGCATCCGTACGCGAAAAAATTTATCTGGTGCATGTGGCAAGGGATCAGGTGCCGGAAACTTCGGGATTGAAAATCGCGCCCACCGGGCTTTCCAGCACGGTGACCCTGTGTCCGTCCGCCGGACCGTTCCAGGCGGCAATGGACATTTTAGGCGCGTTTCTGGACCTGGATCTGTTCCGGTCCCTGCCCCCGGAAAAAACCCTGGAATTTCTGTCCATTGCTGACCCTCAGACCTTATCTTCCGGCGAAGTGCTGTTCAGAAAGGGAGACCCCGGGGACCGATTTTTTCTGATCATCAGCGGCCAGGTGGATATCATGGAAGACGGGACCCCGTTGACCACACTGAGCCGGAGTGATTTTTTCGGCGAAAAATGTCTGTTTTCAGACCAGCCCCGGACCGCGGATGCCGTGGCCGCAAGCCGGGTGAATCTGGTCGGCGTCGACCGGCAGGACATGCAGACTTTTATCCGGCAGACCGGACTCGAAAAGACGCTGCGCCATTTGTCCATTTTTCAGGGCAAAGCCATGCGCAATATTCTGGACGGCCATCCCGTGTTCCATGATCTGACCCCCTCCCAGAAACGTCAGCTGTTCCAGATGGTGGAGCCGGTCACCCTCCCCAAACACGGGAACACGGTCCTGATCCGGGAAAAGGAAAAGCCGGATGCGTGTTATTACATCCACGGCGGTCTTGTAAAAGTGATGCGGACGGGCCGGGAAGTGTCGGAACTCGCCCATGGCCGACTGTTCGGCATCCAACCGGTTTTAAACCATGCCGCTGAATCTGATTACACCTTTTCAGCCCGGCCGGATGCGGTGCTTTTCCGGTTTGCTTCCCCGGCCATCAAGGCGTTTGCCGAAAACAACCCGGGTGTGTTTCTGAAACTGTGCAGCGAAGCGTTTTAG
- the ahbB gene encoding siroheme decarboxylase subunit beta: protein MITDLEKKVIALLQTDIPVVQRPFRQMAEKIGVTEEKFLEVLTDLNQRGIIRRFGATLKHQKSGFKANAMVAWNVDESRVEQVGMAMAQFDEITHCYSRNPAPGWPYNLYTMVHAANEDQCRALAEKISQTVGETDYILLFSRKELKKTSMKYFED, encoded by the coding sequence ATGATAACGGATTTAGAAAAAAAAGTGATTGCCCTGCTCCAGACCGACATTCCAGTGGTGCAACGGCCGTTCAGGCAGATGGCTGAAAAAATCGGTGTGACCGAAGAAAAATTTCTGGAAGTGCTGACGGATCTCAACCAGCGGGGGATCATCCGGCGGTTCGGAGCGACATTGAAACACCAGAAATCCGGTTTCAAAGCCAATGCCATGGTGGCCTGGAACGTGGATGAATCCCGGGTGGAGCAGGTGGGCATGGCCATGGCACAGTTTGATGAAATCACCCATTGCTACAGCCGGAATCCGGCGCCGGGCTGGCCTTATAACCTGTATACCATGGTTCATGCCGCCAATGAGGACCAGTGCCGGGCGTTGGCGGAAAAGATTTCCCAAACCGTGGGAGAGACCGATTATATCCTGCTTTTCTCCAGAAAAGAGCTGAAAAAAACATCCATGAAGTATTTTGAAGATTGA
- a CDS encoding sigma-54 interaction domain-containing protein: protein MKTYELWNVHFLNQIIDTMAEGLFTLDDQGIITSWNRAMEKISGFTALEAVGQRCDILKCSRCYGKQCPADIHECGVLRHGRTEAKECFVRHKDGYDVPVIKNARLAKDTQGHILGIVETITDLTELSLAKKREEDARRQLQEAFGLGNIIGRSPAMQNVFEAIRAAADSRATVLIQGESGTGKELVAKAIHYHASENQRPLITVNCSALSETLLESELFGHVKGAFTGAHKDHMGRFEQADTGTIFLDEIGELTPYMQVKLLRVLQEREIERVGDTKKRKIDIRIIAATNKDLTDLTRQGVFREDLFYRLKVFTIQIPPLRDRKADMVLLTDYFVRKIGKREKKQIKGVSPGAMKLLMAHTWPGNVRELENAIEHAFVVCGNAYISETDLPAEIQNTRAGQTQTCLPDPSHERASRHLTREALVDLLNQCHWNKAEVARRIGKSRTLVWKLMKKWEIPLQQPHNEPG from the coding sequence GTGAAAACCTATGAACTGTGGAACGTCCACTTTTTAAATCAGATCATCGATACCATGGCCGAAGGGTTGTTTACCCTGGATGACCAGGGCATTATCACCTCCTGGAACCGGGCCATGGAAAAAATTTCCGGTTTTACCGCCCTGGAGGCCGTGGGGCAGCGCTGTGATATCCTCAAATGCAGCCGGTGCTACGGCAAACAGTGTCCGGCGGATATTCACGAATGCGGGGTCCTGCGCCATGGCCGCACTGAAGCCAAGGAATGTTTTGTCCGGCATAAGGACGGATATGATGTCCCCGTGATCAAAAATGCCCGTCTGGCAAAAGATACCCAGGGACATATTCTGGGCATCGTTGAAACCATCACGGATTTGACCGAGCTGTCCCTGGCAAAAAAAAGGGAAGAAGATGCCCGGCGGCAGCTGCAGGAAGCCTTTGGCCTGGGAAACATCATCGGCAGAAGCCCTGCCATGCAGAATGTATTTGAAGCGATCCGGGCCGCTGCAGACAGCCGGGCCACGGTGCTGATTCAAGGAGAGAGCGGCACGGGCAAGGAACTGGTGGCCAAAGCAATCCATTACCACGCTTCTGAAAATCAGCGTCCCCTGATCACGGTCAACTGCTCGGCATTGTCTGAAACCCTTCTGGAAAGCGAGTTGTTCGGTCATGTCAAAGGGGCGTTCACGGGGGCTCACAAGGATCATATGGGGCGGTTCGAACAGGCGGATACAGGCACCATTTTTCTGGATGAGATCGGAGAGCTGACCCCGTATATGCAGGTGAAGCTGCTGCGGGTGCTCCAGGAACGGGAGATCGAACGGGTGGGCGACACCAAAAAGCGCAAAATCGATATCCGGATCATTGCCGCCACCAATAAAGATCTGACGGATCTTACCCGGCAAGGGGTTTTCAGGGAAGATCTGTTTTACCGGCTCAAGGTATTCACCATCCAGATTCCGCCCCTCAGGGATCGTAAAGCAGACATGGTGCTGCTGACGGACTATTTTGTCCGGAAAATCGGCAAGCGGGAGAAAAAACAGATCAAAGGGGTGTCACCCGGGGCCATGAAACTGTTGATGGCCCACACATGGCCCGGCAATGTCCGGGAACTGGAAAATGCCATTGAACATGCCTTTGTGGTCTGCGGAAATGCGTATATTTCAGAAACGGATCTGCCGGCTGAAATCCAGAATACCCGTGCCGGCCAAACGCAGACTTGTTTGCCGGACCCATCCCATGAACGGGCCTCCCGGCACCTGACCCGGGAGGCCCTGGTGGATCTGCTGAATCAATGCCACTGGAACAAAGCCGAGGTGGCCCGCCGCATCGGCAAAAGCCGGACCCTGGTGTGGAAACTCATGAAAAAATGGGAGATTCCGCTTCAGCAACCCCACAATGAACCCGGTTGA
- a CDS encoding B12-binding domain-containing radical SAM protein translates to MPDGPHVLCVNPWIHDFAAFDFWLKPLGLLTLAGLLRDAGVRISFIDCLDRFHPKETGPVKTAWDGRGPFRKTPILPADVIPPSAGPLPRTRKQFFRYGILPDWFRKDLEALDPPDLILVTSLMTYWASGVTETISVIRSVFPDVPIVLGGKYATLCQEHAAAFSGADLVITGQGEPALENMITRFTGRPLFLNDRPDNPPFPALDLCSKLTFAPVLTTRGCPFSCEYCASSFLEPRMVRRSPDRVFEEICHWHHQHHIKNFAFYDDALLVNGPNHAYLLMEKIINAGLDLFFHTPNALHIREITPEAADLMFRAGFKTIRLGLETAAFSKDRQYDVKVRADEFFRAVNALKTAGFDAQQIGAYLLCGLPDQNLDDVAASMAFVKKAGVLPVLAFYSPIPHTPLWETAVSGARFDLNRHPVFTNNSLFPCVRSEADRARISRLKNQRVSDIV, encoded by the coding sequence ATGCCGGATGGGCCCCATGTGCTGTGTGTGAATCCCTGGATTCATGATTTTGCTGCCTTTGATTTCTGGTTGAAACCCCTGGGGTTGCTGACCCTGGCCGGGTTGCTGCGTGATGCCGGAGTCCGGATCAGTTTTATCGACTGCCTGGACCGGTTTCATCCAAAGGAGACAGGCCCGGTGAAAACCGCATGGGACGGCCGGGGACCGTTCCGGAAAACCCCGATCCTTCCGGCGGATGTGATCCCGCCCTCGGCCGGCCCCCTGCCCCGGACACGAAAACAATTCTTTCGTTACGGCATTCTGCCTGACTGGTTTAGAAAAGATCTGGAAGCGTTGGACCCGCCGGACCTGATTCTGGTCACATCCCTGATGACCTACTGGGCCTCCGGCGTCACGGAAACCATTTCCGTGATCCGGTCCGTGTTTCCGGATGTTCCAATTGTCTTAGGGGGAAAATACGCCACTTTATGCCAGGAGCATGCCGCCGCCTTTTCCGGGGCAGACCTTGTGATCACGGGCCAGGGGGAGCCGGCCCTGGAAAATATGATCACCCGGTTCACCGGCCGCCCTCTTTTTTTGAATGACCGGCCGGATAATCCGCCGTTTCCGGCCCTGGACCTGTGTTCAAAGCTGACGTTTGCACCGGTTTTAACGACCCGGGGGTGCCCGTTTTCCTGTGAGTACTGCGCCTCTTCTTTTCTGGAACCCCGCATGGTCCGCCGGTCCCCGGACCGGGTGTTTGAAGAGATCTGTCACTGGCACCACCAGCATCACATAAAAAATTTCGCATTTTATGATGATGCGCTGCTGGTGAACGGACCCAATCATGCGTACCTGCTGATGGAAAAAATCATTAACGCCGGCCTGGACCTGTTTTTCCACACCCCCAATGCCCTGCATATCCGGGAAATCACCCCTGAAGCGGCCGATCTCATGTTCCGGGCCGGATTTAAAACCATTCGTCTGGGACTGGAAACGGCGGCCTTTTCAAAAGACCGGCAATACGATGTCAAGGTCCGGGCCGATGAATTTTTCCGGGCCGTGAATGCCTTGAAAACAGCCGGATTCGACGCACAGCAGATCGGGGCGTATCTGTTGTGCGGCCTGCCGGACCAGAATCTGGATGATGTGGCCGCGTCAATGGCGTTTGTCAAAAAAGCCGGGGTGTTGCCCGTACTGGCCTTTTACAGCCCCATTCCCCACACCCCGCTGTGGGAAACGGCCGTCTCCGGGGCCCGGTTCGATCTTAACCGGCACCCGGTGTTCACCAACAACAGCCTGTTTCCCTGTGTCCGGTCTGAAGCGGACCGGGCGCGGATTTCCCGATTGAAAAACCAGCGGGTTTCAGATATAGTTTAA
- the uvrA gene encoding excinuclease ABC subunit UvrA: MGKQQHSAFKTAVSGPAAAMELDRIIVKGAREHNLKNIDVEIPKKQLVVFTGVSGSGKSSLAFDTIFAEGQRRYVESLSAYARQFIGQMEKPKYDTIRGLSPTIAIEQKAASKNPRSTVGTITEIYDYLRVLFARVGTQYCICCGNEVGQGHAQGMVSQIMALPAKSKILILAPVVENRKGEHREPLVALKKQGYARVRVDGVVQDLENVQTLAKNKKHSIEVVVDRLMIKADAVFEERLTDSVETALKLGNGQIIVHILGKKDIKMSEARSCCGIAYPELIPQIFSFNAPQGMCPECNGIGTLLSMDPDKVVPDRHLSIREGAVIPWKNYFIKNPRYPNDNSWGMGQLTAMEEQWGIDFDRPWKDLPKSQRDLLLHGSATRKMKVNWQSDRIQAAFTRTHEGLLNTLMRRYKNTQSENQKKYYTKFMTAATCPACHGKRLRDEVLHVKIQGKSIIDVTEMTVKDAHEFMSSLNLSGSRQLIAAELLKEIGDRLGFLRNVGLDYLSLDRSGPTLSGGESQRIRLASQVGSELTGVLYILDEPSIGLHQRDNIKLLKTLQHLRDIGNTLIVVEHDQETMEDCDWIVDIGPGAGHLGGRIVAQGTPAEIRANPASITGQFLSGKESIAVPDLRRSPDAGKWLTIVKAGENNLKDVTARFPLGLLIAVTGVSGAGKSTLVNQILYPALAVKLHSSQMSVGRHETIQGLAHVDKVINIDQNPIGRTPRSNPATYTKVFDPIRDLFAQLPESKARGYKKGRYSFNVKGGRCEACQGDGYIKVEMHFLADVFVPCEVCHGRRFNKSTLEITYKNHSIADVLDLSVHQARELFDAHPKITQILDTLMDVGLSYIKLGQAATTLSGGEAQRIKLARELARRNTGDTLYILDEPTTGLHFRDVKLLLDVLQRLVSAGNTVIIIEHNLDVIKTADWVMDLGPEGGADGGIIVAQGPPEQVALADESHTGHYLKAMLASRVNRVHCGVAEAESPIFS, translated from the coding sequence ATGGGAAAACAGCAGCATTCAGCATTCAAAACGGCCGTGTCCGGCCCGGCGGCCGCCATGGAACTGGACCGGATCATTGTCAAAGGGGCCCGGGAACATAACCTTAAAAACATTGATGTGGAGATCCCCAAAAAACAGCTGGTGGTGTTCACGGGGGTGTCCGGGTCCGGGAAATCCAGCCTGGCCTTTGACACGATTTTTGCCGAAGGCCAGCGCCGGTACGTGGAATCGCTGTCGGCCTATGCCAGGCAGTTCATCGGCCAGATGGAAAAACCCAAGTACGACACCATCCGGGGGCTGTCCCCCACCATTGCCATCGAGCAGAAGGCCGCCAGCAAAAATCCCCGGTCCACCGTGGGTACCATCACGGAGATCTATGATTATCTGCGGGTATTGTTTGCCCGGGTGGGGACCCAGTACTGCATTTGCTGCGGCAATGAGGTGGGACAGGGCCACGCCCAGGGCATGGTGTCCCAGATCATGGCGCTGCCGGCCAAGTCCAAAATTCTGATTCTGGCTCCCGTGGTGGAAAATCGGAAAGGAGAACACAGGGAACCCCTGGTTGCGTTGAAAAAACAGGGGTATGCCCGGGTCCGGGTGGACGGGGTGGTCCAGGATCTGGAAAATGTCCAGACCCTGGCCAAAAACAAGAAACATTCTATCGAGGTGGTGGTGGACCGGCTGATGATCAAGGCGGATGCCGTGTTTGAGGAACGACTCACCGATTCCGTGGAAACGGCCCTGAAACTGGGAAACGGCCAGATCATCGTGCATATCCTGGGCAAAAAAGATATCAAGATGAGCGAAGCCCGGTCCTGCTGCGGCATTGCCTATCCTGAACTCATTCCCCAGATTTTTTCCTTTAACGCACCCCAGGGCATGTGCCCGGAGTGCAACGGTATCGGAACCCTGCTGTCCATGGATCCGGACAAGGTGGTGCCGGACAGGCATCTGAGTATCCGGGAAGGGGCCGTGATCCCCTGGAAAAATTATTTTATTAAAAACCCCCGGTATCCCAATGACAATTCCTGGGGCATGGGCCAGCTCACAGCCATGGAAGAGCAGTGGGGCATTGATTTTGACCGGCCCTGGAAAGACCTGCCCAAATCCCAGAGAGATCTGCTGCTCCATGGCTCCGCCACCCGGAAAATGAAGGTGAACTGGCAGTCGGACAGGATTCAGGCGGCTTTCACAAGAACCCACGAAGGCCTGCTCAACACCCTGATGCGGCGGTACAAGAACACCCAGTCTGAAAACCAGAAAAAATACTACACCAAGTTCATGACGGCGGCCACCTGCCCGGCCTGTCATGGCAAACGCCTGAGAGACGAGGTGCTTCATGTGAAAATCCAGGGAAAATCCATCATTGATGTCACGGAAATGACGGTCAAAGACGCCCATGAATTCATGTCTTCTCTGAACCTGTCCGGCAGCCGGCAGCTCATTGCGGCGGAGCTGCTCAAGGAGATCGGAGACCGGCTGGGGTTTCTGAGGAATGTGGGTCTGGACTACCTGTCGTTGGACCGCAGCGGCCCCACCCTGTCCGGCGGGGAATCCCAGCGGATCCGTCTGGCATCCCAGGTGGGGTCGGAACTCACCGGCGTACTGTATATCCTGGATGAACCCAGCATCGGCCTGCACCAGCGGGACAATATCAAACTGTTGAAAACCCTTCAGCATCTGCGGGATATCGGCAACACCCTGATCGTGGTGGAGCATGACCAGGAAACCATGGAAGACTGCGACTGGATCGTGGATATCGGTCCGGGTGCCGGGCATCTGGGGGGCCGGATCGTGGCCCAGGGCACCCCGGCTGAGATCCGGGCCAACCCGGCTTCCATCACGGGTCAATTTCTGTCCGGCAAAGAATCCATTGCCGTGCCGGATCTCCGCCGGTCTCCGGATGCCGGAAAATGGCTGACCATTGTCAAGGCCGGTGAAAACAATCTCAAGGATGTGACGGCCCGGTTTCCATTGGGCCTGCTCATTGCCGTGACCGGGGTGTCCGGGGCCGGGAAATCCACCCTGGTCAACCAGATTCTTTACCCGGCCCTGGCCGTGAAACTGCACAGCTCCCAGATGAGCGTGGGCCGGCATGAGACCATCCAGGGACTGGCCCATGTGGACAAGGTGATCAACATCGACCAGAATCCCATCGGCCGGACCCCGAGAAGCAACCCGGCCACCTACACCAAGGTGTTTGATCCCATCAGGGATCTGTTTGCCCAGTTGCCGGAATCCAAAGCCCGGGGATACAAAAAAGGGCGGTATTCCTTTAATGTCAAGGGCGGGCGGTGCGAAGCCTGCCAGGGGGACGGATACATCAAGGTGGAGATGCATTTTCTGGCGGATGTGTTTGTGCCCTGCGAGGTTTGCCACGGCCGGCGGTTCAATAAATCCACCCTGGAAATCACGTACAAAAACCATTCCATTGCCGATGTTTTGGATCTTTCCGTGCACCAGGCCCGGGAACTGTTCGACGCCCACCCGAAAATCACCCAGATCCTGGACACCCTCATGGATGTAGGGCTGTCCTATATCAAGCTGGGACAGGCCGCCACCACGCTGTCCGGCGGGGAAGCCCAGCGCATCAAACTGGCCCGGGAACTGGCCCGGCGAAATACGGGAGACACGTTGTATATCCTGGACGAACCCACCACGGGCCTGCATTTCAGGGATGTGAAACTGCTGCTGGACGTATTGCAGCGCCTGGTCTCCGCCGGCAACACTGTGATCATCATTGAGCACAACCTGGATGTGATCAAGACGGCGGACTGGGTCATGGATTTAGGACCTGAAGGCGGGGCCGACGGGGGCATTATTGTGGCACAAGGGCCGCCGGAACAGGTGGCCCTTGCGGATGAAAGCCATACCGGCCATTATCTGAAAGCAATGCTGGCTTCCCGGGTCAACCGGGTTCATTGTGGGGTTGCTGAAGCGGAATCTCCCATTTTTTCATGA